ACTTTTATCGGTCTACGGTGAATGAAAGTGACTGTCTAACTGATACAGAAAAAGGATCTTCTgaaattttatatgtaaaaacGTATCTTTCGTTACTAAACCACTACACTAGGGACACCCTAGAACATGGGACAAAACTTAATTCACgccgaaccaaaaaaaaaaagatttaacttGCGGGGAAAATGAAACAACATAAATGATTGAATCAAAAGATTTAACTTGCGTTTTGGTTCAAAGgtgtaaaactaaattttaaacttgttaaaatatttttgttcttatcctaattattcaaaattttatataaaataaaaaaacttgaacaagaatatacaataaaataagatagtattttttaattaccagCGACGGGAATCTCAACGGCGAACTCGGTGTAACAAAAGACGGAGAGCATGGCGGAGACACCGGAGACGGCGTATGACAACACAACCGCGGGACCGGAATATTCACGTGCTTCAAGTCCGGTGAGAACGAATATACCGGAGCCAATGACAGCACCGATACCAAACCACATCAGATCCCACCACGTCAACGTTTTCTTCATCTCGTGACCACTACGAGCCTTTATCTCGTTGATCTCGTCGGTGTCGAGTGAACGAGTGGTAATACGATCCAAGAACCTACTAGGTGTTTCTTTAAGTGCCTTAAAGTAATTCCCCATGCTTTGGAACGATTCCTCCGGTAAGAAATCGTCTTTTGTGCATGAACAGCCTCGCCTACGTAGGCCAGCGTCACCACCTTGTTCCGAtgccattcttttttttcttttttttttttggtccggATAAACAAGAAATTATTACGATCCAGATTCTGATTGAGATTCAGAATCTGAGATCGGTTTTGTAATACAAGTTTACAATGAATGGAGACTAGAAACTTGGGAAAATACAGAGAGAGTATATGAAATTGAAAAGcgtatgattttgttttaattttttttttgtaagtaacAGATAAACAGATAAATTTGGGATCTTAAAGTCTGCCTTACTTATAGTAATAGTAGGTATCCTTTGACGTTTctgtaaacaatatttttgtgtAATTAGCTGGAATTACGATACCGAGAAATTAAATATGGAATTAGAAACCTTAAATGATAGAATCAATCCATGAGATTTTTGTGTATTATGATTATGAGGTGACTAGTTTGGTCAGTAGTTGCATTCTttgacattttttaatttttatacaaaGAAGgaattgtcaaaaaataatacatacatACAAACAAGGTGTAAATCGAATTAtgtcaaaaataagaaaagaaataaactaGTTTGGTTCGAATTTCACACACCAAAAACTTACCGCAATTGCTCCTCTTTGCCTCAAGAAAGACATTGGattcatctattttttaatgtttattttgttttaatactgattttctcaattttatattaaacgATGTCAGATCCAAGAACTGTGATACTTATTTGGGTTATCTTTTTACCTCCAATAAaccatgaaaaacaaaaataacaaaacgaaAAGATCATGCCTCTTGTGTGTGTTATGTGAATTAAAAGAGCATTAAGTTATTGGAACTGAAAATAATTGGGGGAAGTGGGAGCTAAAGAAGAACTTAAAACTTGTCTTTGCAAAAGTTTTACATAAGatgattaaatataaatatatatatatatatatatacatataatattactattataaCAAGATATTATATTCGAATCAAATTTAGGAAATAATTCATATGAGAATCATACCATTAaatcaatatcaatatattatatttgaaacCGAAGTATAGGAAATAGAGACTTCTTAAAATATCTAGAGATTAGAGAGAACTAGTCAGTGGATgttaatattcttttattttttttgaaccttaattagttttttttatggtgGAAACTTTTGGTTGTCATCATTTTAAGCCTAAATCTTTTTCTCCCACGATCAAAAGAACGAAGATTGAGAGTATTGTCACTAAGGCTCAATGGCTCTATTATGGCTCGATTTGAATTTCTCTTATTTCATTTGCGTCAGCTCCTACACACGTATCAATGATTCcttaattttgtgtgtgtgtgtgtcaacGACACATGTATAACACATATGCATATGTGATGCATAACACATATGCATATGTGTTAGTATATCCGACAAGACattaattaaacattaataATCCTTGTCATCCATACGTATCTTGATTCGCTTACATACATATTACTGTTTCAGGTCAACCGTAGTAGTGACCAGTAATATAATTAGAAGTCAAACTAGAAGTTATTTCACtaccaatataattttttttattaaagtcaTAAGATTAATTTGCATGAAATTTccttatcaaaaatatattttccccTTATAACTATATTGTAATAATATGAATTATGATCTATTGATTATAATAGTAAGACTATTCATTCTTTCAGTGGTTCAAGAGAAGAGACTGACAATTATTTTAGTGGACCTTCTTTTCTGGTTATCGGAAAGTTCAAATGTGCTCATACTCTCAAAAGACCACGAAAACATCGAGCAAAACCACGTACATGTTCTCCCGTTTTCGTAAAGTTTTGGAAGACAGAGGTTGCTGTGTTGTCTTAGCAAAGCCTGACACACTCATAAACCTAAGCATCATTGAAGAGGAAAAAAGCGGCATACTCAAGAGTCTACTCCTACTGATCTGATCCCAGTGAATGAAGCTTTAATTACTTTGTTTGTTACAATGCgtaaatattatactattattgtCTGGCCTGTAGTATTATTAGTTCACTCAACGCCCATCTTCACCTCCTAATAAGAAAGAGTAAATGCATTAGAcaagttgttgatgatgatgatctaagTACTGCTCATGAGTCACCTGCTGGCGCCAGTttacacaaatattaaatatgttgGAAATTGATGTTGAATATTAtcatgtttttataaattttacaaaaagcAGAAGCATATACAATCTTAAGTCATGCAAGCAGCATGCATCCTCCACTGTGATTGTTGTTGAACCATGACGCATGTGATCCTTATGAGAGAACATCTTCTGCTTCTTATTGTCAAGACGTTGTGAGGTACCGCTAGGGCCATTGAATAGGCTAGTCAAAAACCAAGTTGAGACTTCACTAGGAAGAAGGTCCCATTCTGGATCAGATTGGGATAAGAGAATAGCCTGACCTCTGCCATACAGACCTCCGAGACGATAACCCATGTCGTCTCCGATGTTTTTTGCCAGCACAATGACATTCGTCGGTTTAGGATTTTCAAATGCCCACAACATCAATTCCACAAACATGGTACAAATTCTCGCATCTTTACCatctggagaaaaaaaaaaaaaaacaaaagtatatcaACGGAGATCtagattacatatatatatatatatgtataatgtgTAAGAGGAGAACAAAAGGGTTAAAAGCAGTGAAGGATTCACCATGGGGATCGGATTTGATGATGAAGCCAGCATCCTCATATTTACGTCGCAATTTCATCATCATCCGGAACGTAAACCTGGATTGAAACCTCTTCACCTGCTTCTTGATAGCTTCTTTGATATTCAGAGAAAACGAAGCAGGATCAATACCATCTGGGATTGGGTAATCCTCTACATCCCAAAACACACATGTCTTACGACCTGCGCGAGAGGATTTCACAAACAGAGAGACGACGAATCCGATTAGATGCGCTATCAACATATATAGGCCAGGTAGTAACAATTTCgatgaaaagatatatatatatatatatagagagagagagatctttacCAGCGCAAAGTATCAGCGGTGTATTGTTGGTAACACTCATATTGTTTCGTCGGAGAACTGCTTGCGGATGAGAAGACTTTGTGGGATTTAGGGTTACAACTCCTCTACTCTGCCTCGCGTCTTTCTTGCGAAAACGAAGCAGGATCAATACTTTGTGGGATTTAGATACGTGGAGAAATCACAATGTAACTTGTTTGACTAAAGTaacttttcctcttttttgtttttttagactTAAGTAACTTTTTGCCTATCCGGTTCACACGTTTTAGGTAGAGAGTTTCTTCATGAATAAGCTTTCTTGGCTTGAGGATGGATGGATGAACTAAGAGGTTTCTCGAAGCATTGGTTTGGATGAGATACTCTTCCAACGAGGCCACTGAAAATGCTGGTCCTTGACTTGTACAAGTGCAACGGTTTATGATGGTATCATCATCTTTTGTTTCCCAACAGGTATAGAGGCACGCAGGCCTATAGACACTTCAACTCATGGTTATTCAGAATAACGGTTAATTATCTTATGCTAGAACCAAATGATTTTATGTAATCCAACAGGTATTTTTCTTTACAGTTTCACTTTTTAAAgctaacttttcttttcttaaacaTGCTAAATAATTGACCACTGCGTTAATAGTAAACTGCTGTGTGTAAAAGGCTATGGTAGAGGCTTTGCAAGTGGGTTTATATAGTCAGGGTTTTAGCCTTTTATAGGGTACAGAGAATTCAGATTTAACAAGTCATACATAGAATTGTAACAAACAGTCAGGGATTGTGCAGAATCCAGAACTTAATCGCCACTGGCACATCCTTGACAGCCGCAGTGAACGCATTCAACCACTTTCTCTTCACGCAAGTTCTTCGGTACACGACAGACACATGTTGTTCCATAGTTGTGGTCTCTTGGCTGTATACACCGCAGGCAGCATAAACGTTCGTATCCCGACTGCAATTCACAAAACAGAGAGTTCAAAAAGAGTCAGTAACAAACAGAGAAACATAGCAACGAAACTATATCTGTGTTCACTGAAAGACTACAAAAAAGTTAAATCAATGTCCAGATACGAGAACCTACAAACAGGATATGCATCTGAAGTATAAACTGAAAGCATGGGTACAAAGATCCAAGAGAAACCATTATCAAGAAGCAATACTTTCAGAATTCATATGATGTTTAAGAGGCAATGTTAGAGTTATTCAGGATTCAGCAAAGCTTGGACGAAACTGGTCAATCTAAGTgacagttttaacttttaacaaacagagaaaacataTTGTTTTGGACCCTAcggaacaaaaaaagaatctcaAGTCTAGAACCTATTGTTTTGTTAAGATCATTCCACGAAAATGCATATACTAGGACACTTATTTCAGTGAAATAGCTTCGAGATCCATTGTGCACTAGGACAGAATTAGGTCCCCTAAACTAATTTAGTGATAATTTACACATCCTCAATTACATGTACTATGCAAAGCAACTACAGAGACTCCACCCGCTAACTAGCACAGGCAAAAGTCTAGCCAAGAAAGACATAAGAAACgcacctttttccactttgcaATGAGGCTACGATCAGCATAGCCTTGATCCAAGCAAAACTCATACAGCTCTTTAGAAATTTCCTCCCTTCGGTAATAAAGGTCATATACATAGCGACTCCTCTGATGAGAAACTTTGAAGATTGGCCATAAAGTTTCACACTTTCTCTTGCCATCATGTGTATCCATCTCAGCTGCACaaggaaccaaaaaaatagttagaccactaacataagaagaaaacaaaaaaacacaatagtGAAGCATCTGAGATTGAAACTGAACACTAACCGTCTCTCATCTTAGCATCAAGCTCTCGAAGAGTAGGCTCGATCAACTCCCATCCTTCTGGGTACTTGATTCGGTTAGTCTTGATCTTTGGCATATTCTACACAAGGCAAAATTCACAATGTTAAACAAAGGAACACAATTAGTCTTactcaaaattagggtttctacaTCAAGGATATTATTATCAATTCGACGCAGCGGGAAGATCCTAACGAAACCCAGAACACTCTAGGTGAAGATTGAGTGATATAACGGGGGCAATTAGGGTTTATCAATCTATGTGATATGAGATCCACACAAAACTCAGAAAAGGGAGAAAGTTTAGGGTTCAGAAGCGAATCGATATGATTACAGAGGGGGTGCGAAGCAAAATTGGTCTAAGAGGGAAATCGAAGAAAAGCGTACCTTTGGAGTTACACGACGGGACGAGCaagttggagaaagagagagatcgcGGCGCGGGGGACGAGGTAGAAGAAGAACCAACGCAACGTCGTAGAAGCTCTTTACTCTTTAGTGTTGGGTATTTGGGTTCAGTATATAATAAACgagtgtttttaatttttttatcttatcacCTATGCCGGTCTGAGAAATAAAATACACGtgtatttatgtttttgtgtattttctATTTCATTATATCGACTAAACAagttaaaaggttttaaaaatttgtatggATATGCTCTTTTggatttagatttagatttttttatatgctCCTTTTTTTCATTAACATGCATTCTGGATCCTGAAACAGAATCatattttggaaataaaaattccaaatttacaaGATAAGAAAAGTGGAATAAATTCGAAAATATGTATGGTTGTAGCAGAACCATTctttttatttccattttagTTCTTCCTTTGTTTTCGGTTTATACGACACAACCACATTAAATAGTGGGCTCAATTTCTCACTATATATAGTTGAACTggtctttttgtatttttattttgcttccTCCTTTCTTTACATAACCACATTCACCAGGGTTGTATTCAAATGCATTCACATTCATATCAGTATTATCATGTGAATtaggaaagggaaaaaaaaaaacaaacacaaaggaTTCATTGGAACTTTATAACATCAATCATCTGCAGCTTCCGACATTGTCTGTGACTAAGCAAATTATTTGGCAAAACGCAATAAACAGCTTCAAGATAAAGACCAGTGTAAACCTTAGTCTGCTGCCTATGGCAGCCACTGATAcatagagaaaccaaaaaacacaaaataggaacaggaaaaaagaagaagaagaagctgcttATTCCTTTTTGCCGATTCCATTTGACATGTTGTAGATCCCTGTTCCCTGTATCAGCCAAACACAGAGATTCATATAGTTAGATGATgaacatgattaaaaaaaaactgaggcAATTATCTAGTAAAACCATGGAACTAGAGCATTTGGGATTTCGCAAAAACAATCTAGTGGAAGTATCAAGTTCTAAACAAGGATAgattcaaagatatatatatatatatatatatatataatttgtgaaAACCAACAAGGAGATGCACATATGAACGAAACTTACAATCATGTAGAGAGAGCTAGCAGCCAAGGCAAGAGGAAGAGCAACGGAGGTGATCTTGTCTATTGGTCCTTTCAAGTAAGTGTGCCTTTGGAGGCTCTGGAACAATCTCTGCTTCTCAAGAAGCTTCTCTCGTGGCCTAAATGGACTTTCAGTCAACATGATCTGCAAATATCCATAGATagccacacacaaaaaaaccatCAACGCCATGACCAATACATGAGATAAATAACGCATTTACATAGAAGAAGGACCAAACTGCTTAAACAAAAGCATTTGACAATTTGATAATAAATAGTATTCAAATCAAGATACGAGATTGTGCTTGTCGACATCATtatgttcaaaaaaatattatacgcCATGGCTGGATCTGAGAGAGTGTAAACAGTCGAATTGGAGAGTTTATAACATCGCACAGATCAGTAATCAACGAAATTAGAAAACTTTTAAAGGTTAAATCCCGATTTATACAGTCGAATTAGAGATTACACATCGCAGAGGTCAAAGCAACGGAATTTGAGACGAACACAAACCTTATAAAACACGAACACACCGATTGCTACGAAATCAAAATCGATCtaacaaggaaaaaaatctCAGAAGCTTACCtgagagaaattaaaaatcCGAGGAGATGAGGTGACTTTGACGGAGATAGAGATAATCGCAGGCGCAGATCGATGACGAATGAAGCAGCAACAAGAAATGAAATGGTGTTGTTGAAGTCTTCTTCTTAGGGTTGGGTTTAAACGTGTCATCAATTGGGCCGGGCCcaaatttacatataatttcGCTTATATATCGAACCGGATCGTACCGTCTCTTTAATTTCCGATTTTGTGTTCTGAACCGGCCGTTCTTCTTAAGGCGTATCTTTCTTCTCcgcctcctctctctctctttgcatCGCCGTGTCTCTGTCTTGCTTTTTTTCGTTTGAATCCCAGAAGAGAGAATACAGAAGCTTCTTATAAAAGAAGCGGGAAATTTCTCAAGCAAAGCGTAAACCCTAGCTTCTgggcggagaagaagaagaagatgagcgtATGGAATTACGTCGTTACGGCTCAAAAGCCGACCTGTATCACTCACTCTTGCGTCGGGAACTTCACCAGTCCTCAAGAACTCAATCTCATTGTTGCGTATggaacttttctctctcttctcccttttGTATTCTTCAGATGTTAATttgggggtttagggtttttatagGAAGCTTGTTTTCTTTAACGGTTCGAGTTCTGTGATTTTTACTCTCATTGCCCTCTACTTTGAGAGCTGAATATTGGGTTTTGTATAATCTCTTTGGGGTTTTTGATCTCGTGGATGGTTTGTTTATGTGGGAGATATACACAAATTGATTCATCAGCTGATCTACTCAGTGATGGCTGTGGACTTGATTTCATTGTTTAAGAATGGGAATTTACTTAATTC
The sequence above is a segment of the Camelina sativa cultivar DH55 chromosome 10, Cs, whole genome shotgun sequence genome. Coding sequences within it:
- the LOC109127047 gene encoding uncharacterized protein LOC109127047; the protein is MTRLNPTLRRRLQQHHFISCCCFIRHRSAPAIISISVKVTSSPRIFNFSQIMLTESPFRPREKLLEKQRLFQSLQRHTYLKGPIDKITSVALPLALAASSLYMIGTGIYNMSNGIGKKE
- the LOC104718224 gene encoding uncharacterized protein LOC104718224; amino-acid sequence: MSVTNNTPLILCAGRKTCVFWDVEDYPIPDGIDPASFSLNIKEAIKKQVKRFQSRFTFRMMMKLRRKYEDAGFIIKSDPHDGKDARICTMFVELMLWAFENPKPTNVIVLAKNIGDDMGYRLGGLYGRGQAILLSQSDPEWDLLPSEVSTWFLTSLFNGPSGTSQRLDNKKQKMFSHKDHMRHGSTTITVEDACCLHDLRLYMLLLFVKFIKT
- the LOC104718226 gene encoding protein BUD31 homolog 1; this translates as MPKIKTNRIKYPEGWELIEPTLRELDAKMRDAEMDTHDGKRKCETLWPIFKVSHQRSRYVYDLYYRREEISKELYEFCLDQGYADRSLIAKWKKSGYERLCCLRCIQPRDHNYGTTCVCRVPKNLREEKVVECVHCGCQGCASGD